The Hypanus sabinus isolate sHypSab1 chromosome 3, sHypSab1.hap1, whole genome shotgun sequence genome contains a region encoding:
- the LOC132391751 gene encoding SCAN domain-containing protein 3-like: MACARKHKVDQENRQFKFAQESATAASLHVAWNLAKAKKPFADAELIKTCAINMVSEVLSHDKKTKKAVVELLKTVPLSANTATRRVEVLVEECFSNLLTNLEKAEAISLAIDLSCDQTDMEELYVFTRFFEWKTFREELLCLLPLLGRTTGEIIFNELTQFFENGLDVSKIVSVVTDRAPSMVAQHKGLVSRFAAVNPAFLAFHCIIHKSVLCAKLCGEMKEAMHTVTELVNTVHESSRLQHCLFRALLEEMTAEHKDLLQHNDVRWLSKGRVSGRLCDLHDELVPFLSSLQSQKAQGFKRFLSDNKVMVNVTSCLI, from the coding sequence ATGGCCTGCGCAAGAAAGCACAAAGTCGACCAGGAGAACCGTCAGTTCAAATTTGCACAAGAGAGCgcaacagctgcatcactgcatgtgGCATGGAATCTTGCCAAAGCTAAGAAGCCATTTGCTGATGCTGAGTTGATTAAAACTTGTGCAATTAATATGGTTAGCGAAGTTTTAAGTCATGATAAGAAAACCAAGAAAGCGGTTGTGGAGCTATTAAAGACTGTGCCATTGTCGGCTAACACAGCAACAAGAAGAGTAGAAGTATTAGTGGAGGAGTGCTTTTCCAATCTACTCACCAATTTGGAGAAAGCAGAAGCCATATCACTAGCCATAGACTTGTCCTGTGACCAAACTGATATGGAAGAGCTATATGTGTTCACAAGATTTTTTGAATGGAAGACCTTTCGGGAAGAGCTTCTTTGTTTGCTTCCTCTGCTTGGGCGCACAACTGGGGAAATAATTTTTAACGAATTGACACAGTTCTTTGAGAATGGCTTGGATGTGAGCAAAATTGTGTCCGTTGTCACTGATAGGGCTCCATCAATGGTGGCACAACACAAGGGCTTGGTAAGCAGGTTTGCCGCTGTTAACCCAGCATTCTTGGCATTTCATTGCATTATTCACAAATCAGTGTTGTGCGCTAAACTGTGTGGGGAAATGAAAGAGGCAATGCATACTGTAACAGAACTGGTAAATACCGTTCATGAGAGTTCTCGTCTGCAACATTGTCTTTTCAGAGCATTGCTGGAGGAAATGACAGCGGAACACAAAGATCTTTTGCAGCATAATGATGTTCGCTGGCTGAGCAAAGGCCGTGTGTCGGGGAGGCTGTGCGACCTGCACGATGAGCTTGTGCCATTTTTATCCAGCCTGCAGAGCCAAAAAGCCCAAGGATTTAAGAGGTTTTTAAGTGACAACAAGGTGATGGTAAATGTGACATCATGTCTCATTTAA